The proteins below are encoded in one region of Engystomops pustulosus chromosome 8, aEngPut4.maternal, whole genome shotgun sequence:
- the MAPK8IP3 gene encoding C-Jun-amino-terminal kinase-interacting protein 3 isoform X5 gives MMEIQIDDGVVYQDDYCSGSVMSERVSGLANSIYREFERLIQCYDEEVVKELMPLVVNVLENLDAVLTENQEHEVESELLKEDNEQLLTQYEREKALRKQAEEKFIEFEDALEQEKKDLQYQVETLEFQSRQLELKTKNYADQISRLEERESEMKKEYNALHQRHTEMIQTYMEHIERSKLQQVPGNSQSDGGVTGRSRKERPNSLNVFSLADGMVRGQVGGKMTPSSDHWHLSDLSQLKSSFNYKDEMSESGQSSVAATPSTTGTKSNTPTSSVPSAAVTPLHDSLQPLQDYGMTSKSKRTREKRNSHNMEVQVNQEMRNVSIGMGSSDEWSDVQDIIDSTPELDMCQDPRLERSGTSPTQGIVNKAFGINTDSLYHELSTAGSEVIGDVDEGADLLGEFSVRDDFFGMGKEVGNLLLENSQLLETKNALNVVKNDLIAKVDQLSGELEVLKGELEATKQTKTKMETRVKELEEELKRVRSEAIVAMQEPKEEVDEQSSSPLQDNIPIAQRRRFTRVEMARVLMERNQYKERLMELQEAVRWTEMIRASREHPSVQEKKKSTIWQFFSRLFSSSSSPPPAKRTYPPVNIHYKSPTPAGFSQRRSHTMCQISTGGRTIEFFPDELRSNTVASLLSDCTSTARREQKREQYRQVREHVRNDDGRLQACGWSLPAKYKQLSPNGGQEDNRMKNVPVPVYCRPLVEKDPTMKLWCSAGVDLTGWKPFEEETVTGVKSAPGRDPLTSDREVEGESKSTHTSPEKKKTKEIYEADATSSRVWILTSTLSTSKVVIIDANQPGTLVDQFTVCNAHVLCISSIPAACDTDYPPGEIFLEGDANTEDTGDTDGVLAGITIVGCATRCNVPRSNCSSRGDTPVLDKNQGEVSTVSNGKLTQHQSAEEATEALEVPESSISEAEPAQVRPGPLTEHVFTDPVANGRLCSENGHLKPEGNTTQQETEPNHEIPAGSSAAPTMWLGAQNGWLYVHSAVSNWKKCLHSIKLKDSVLSIVHVKGRVLVALADGTLAIFHRGEDKQWDLSNYHLMDLGHTHHSIRCMAVVYDRVWCGYKNKIYVIQPKTMQIPKSFDAHPRRESQVRQLAWIGDGVWVSIRLDSTLRLYHAHTHQHLQDVDIEPYVSKMLGTGKLGFSFVRITALLIAGNRLWVGTGNGVVISIPLTETVVLHRGQLLGLRANKTSPTSSGEVAKAGGGVIHVYSDENSEKTAGSFIPYCSMAQAQLCFHGHRDAVKFFVSVPGNVLATLNGSVLDSPSENPEENTAETEEQKLKNVLVLSGGEGYIDFRIGDGEDDETEEHTADDGSQTKPVLSKAERSHIIVWQVSYVPE, from the exons ATGATGGAGATACAGATTGACGATGGGGTGGTGTACCAGGATGACTACTGTTCGGGGTCGGTTATGTCAGAGCGGGTGTCGGGCCTGGCAAACAGCATCTACAGAGAGTTTGAGCGGCTGATCCAGTGCTACGATGAGGAGGTGGTCAAGGAGCTGATGCCGCTGGTGGTCAACGTCTTGGAGAACCTTGACGCTGTCTTGACGGAGAACCAAGAACATGAGGTGGAGTCGGAGCTCCTGAAGGAGGATAATGAGCAGCTGCTGACACAATATGAGCGGGAGAAGGCCTTGAGGAAGCAGGCGGAGGAG AAATTTATTGAGTTTGAAGATGCACTGGAGCAGGAGAAGAAGGACCTGCAATACCAAGTGGAGACCCTTGAATTCCAATCCCGGCAGCTGGAGCTGAAAACCAAAAACTATGCTGATCAGA TTTCCAGGCTAGAAGAGCGAGAGTCGGAAATGAAAAAAGAATACAATGCCTTGCACCAGAGACACACAGAG ATGATCCAGACATATATGGAACATATTGAACGGTCTAAACTTCAGCAAGTCCCTGGGAACAGCCAATCAGATGGCGGCGTCACGGGCAGAAG CCGAAAGGAGCGCCCAAACTCTCTCAACGTTTTTTCATTGGCGGACGGAATGGTACGTGGGCAGGTGGGGGGGAAGATGACCCCAAGCTCGGACCACTGGCACCTGAGTGACCTCAGCCAGCTAAAGTCCAGCTTCAATTACAAG GATGAAATGTCAGAATCTGGTCAGTCATCAGTGGCTGCCACGCCAAGCACGACTGGCACAAAATCTAATACCCCCACATCATCCGTGCCGTCGGCAGCGGTTACCCCTCTACATGACAGTCTCCAGCCCCTCCAGGACTACGGCATGACTAGCAAAAGCAAGAGAACGCGCGAGAAGAGGAACAGTCACAACATGGAGGTGCAAGTGAACCAGGAGATGAGAAACGTTAGCATAG GCATGGGAAGCAGTGATGAATGGTCAGATGTCCAGGACATCATCGACTCAACCCCAGAGTTGGACATGTGCCAGGATCCTCGCCTAGAACGCTCAGGAACCAG TCCGACACAGGGCATCGTGAACAAAGCCTTCGGAATCAACACCGATTCCTTGTACCACGAGTTGTCTACGGCCGGGTCTGAGGTCATCGGAGATGTTGACGAAGGAGCGGATTTACTTG GAGAATTCTCAG TGAGGGATGATTTCTTTG GAATGGGGAAAGAAGTAGGAAATCTTCTTTTAGAAAACTCCCAGCTTCTAGAAACAAA GAATGCACTAAATGTGGTAAAGAATGATTTGATAGCAAAGGTGGATCAGCTGTCAGGAGAACTAGAGGTACTGAAGGGGGAACTGGAAGCAACTAAACAGACCAAGACCAAAATGGAGACCCGTGTTAAAGAGCTGGAGGAGGAGCTTAAAAG GGTGCGATCTGAAGCTATTGTCGCTATGCAAGAACCTAAGGAGGAGGTGGATGAG CAGAGTTCGTCTCCTTTGCAAGATAACATCCCAATTGCGCAGCGCAGGAGGTTTACACGGGTGGAGATGGCGCGTGTCCTTATGGAGAGAAACCAATATAAGGAGCGGctcatggagctacaggaggcgGTCAGGTGGACAGAGATGATCCG GGCCTCACGGGAACACCCATCCGTCCAGGAGAAGAAGAAATCCACAATTTGGCAATT CTTCAGCAGGTTGTTCAGTTCCTCCTCCAGCCCACCTCCTGCAAAGAGAACATACCCCCCTGTCAACATCCACTACAAGTCACCCACGCCGGCTGGGTTTAGTCAACGCCGCAGTCACACTATGTGTCAGATATCCACCGGAGGACGCACAATCGAATTCTTCCCTGATGA ATTGAGGAGTAACACTGTGGCTTCTCTCCTCAGTGACTGCACATCCACAGCTCGACGCGAGCAGAAACGCGAGCAGTACCGCCAAGTGCGGGAACACGTGCGTAACGATGACGGTCGCCTACAAGCTTGTGGGTGGAGCCTCCCTGCTAAGTACAAGCAG CTGAGCCCCAATGGAGGCCAGGAAGACAATCGCATGAAGAACGTGCCCGTGCCCGTATACTGCCGGccgcttgttgagaaggaccccACTATGAAG TTATGGTGCTCAGCCGGGGTTGATCTAACAGGCTGGAAACCATttgaggaggagactgtgacggGGGTCAAATCAGCCCCTGGTAGAGATCCATTAACATCTGACCGTGAGGTGGAAGGAGAGAGCAAGAGCACGCACACCTCACCGGAGAAGAAGAAG ACTAAAGAGATCTATGAAGCAGATGCCACCTCCAGTCGTGTATGGATACTAACCAGCACTCTATCAACAAGCAAGGTTGTGATTATAGATGCCAACCAGCCTGGCACCCTGGTGGACCAGTTCACAGTGTGCAATGCCCATGTGCTGTGCATCTCCAGTATCCCTG CTGCCTGCGATACTGATTACCCCCCAGGTGAGATATTCCTTGAAGGAGATGCTAATACTGAAGACACTGGTGATACGGATGGAGTCTTGGCTGGAATTACAATCGTGGGATGTGCCACGCGATGCAATGTGCCACGAAGCAACTGTTCCTCCCGTGGTGATACACCAGTACTGGACAAGAATCAAG gggAAGTCTCCACAGTAAGCAATGGCAAACTCACCCAGCATCAATCTGCAGAGGAGGCCACAGAGGCTCTGGAGGTACCAGAATCCTCAATAAGTGAGGCAGAACCAGCACAGGTTCGACCCGGGCCCCTAACAGAGCATGTATTTACGGACCCTGTGGCAAATGGCCGACTGTGCAG TGAAAATGGACATTTAAAGCCTGAAGGGAACACAACGCAGCAAGAGACGGAGCCGAACCACGAAATCCCTGCTGGTAGCAGTGCGGCACCTACAATGtggctgggggcacagaatggctG GTTGTACGTTCACTCCGCTGTCTCTAACTGGAAAAAGTGTCTTCACTCCATAAAGCTGAAGGACTCGGTGCTGAGCATTGT ACATGTGAAAGGACGGGTTCTCGTTGCGCTAGCGGATGGGACGTTGGCCATCTTTCACCGTGGAGAAG ACAAACAGTGGGACCTCAGCAATTATCACTTGATGGATCTTGGGCACACACATCACTCGATTCGCTGTATGGCAGTCGTATATGACCGAGTGTGGTGCGGCTACAAGAACAAGATTTACGTGATTCAGCCTAAAACCATGCAAATACCG AAATCATTTGATGCCCATCCTCGAAGGGAAAGCCAAGTTCGACAGCTGGCCTGGATCGGAGACGGTGTTTGGGTATCGATCCGGTTGGACTCCACACTGCGGCTGTACCATGCCCACACCCACCAGCATCTCCAGGATGTGGATATTGAACCTTATGTCAGTAAGATGTTAG GCACCGGAAAACTGGGATTCTCCTTTGTAAGAATCACAGCGCTGCTAATCGCCGGGAATAGACTATGGGTGGGAACTGGTAATGGAGTGGTCATCTCAATACCCCTCACAGAAA CGGTAGTCCTACACCGGGGCCAGCTGCTGGGGCTGAGGG CCAACAAGACTTCTCCCACATCTTCTGGGGAAGTAGCCAAGGCTGGCGGAGGAGTAATCCACGTATATAGCGATGAGAACAGCGAGAAGACCGCGGGCAGCTTCATACCGTACTGCTCCATGGCTCAGGCCCAGCTCTGCTTCCACGGGCACCGCGATGCCGTCAAGTTCTTTGTGTCAGTGCCAG GTAATGTCTTGGCCACACTTAATGGTAGTGTCCTGGATAGTCCCTCCGAGAACCCAGAGGagaacacagcagagacagaagaACAAAAACTGAAGAACGTGTTAGTGCTGAGCGGAGGAGAGGGATACATTGACTTCCGTATTG gggATGGAGAAGACGATGAGACGGAAGAACACACTGCAGATGATGGGAGTCAGACCAAACCAGTACTTTCTAAGGCAGAGAGAAGCCATATTATTGTGTGGCAGGTCTCCTATGTCCCAGAATAA
- the MAPK8IP3 gene encoding C-Jun-amino-terminal kinase-interacting protein 3 isoform X16: MMEIQIDDGVVYQDDYCSGSVMSERVSGLANSIYREFERLIQCYDEEVVKELMPLVVNVLENLDAVLTENQEHEVESELLKEDNEQLLTQYEREKALRKQAEEKFIEFEDALEQEKKDLQYQVETLEFQSRQLELKTKNYADQISRLEERESEMKKEYNALHQRHTEMIQTYMEHIERSKLQQVPGNSQSDGGVTGRSHRQSWRKSRKERPNSLNVFSLADGMDEMSESGQSSVAATPSTTGTKSNTPTSSVPSAAVTPLHDSLQPLQDYGMTSKSKRTREKRNSHNMEVQVNQEMRNVSIGMGSSDEWSDVQDIIDSTPELDMCQDPRLERSGTSPTQGIVNKAFGINTDSLYHELSTAGSEVIGDVDEGADLLGEFSGMGKEVGNLLLENSQLLETKNALNVVKNDLIAKVDQLSGELEVLKGELEATKQTKTKMETRVKELEEELKRVRSEAIVAMQEPKEEVDEQSSSPLQDNIPIAQRRRFTRVEMARVLMERNQYKERLMELQEAVRWTEMIRASREHPSVQEKKKSTIWQFFSRLFSSSSSPPPAKRTYPPVNIHYKSPTPAGFSQRRSHTMCQISTGGRTIEFFPDDDCTSTARREQKREQYRQVREHVRNDDGRLQACGWSLPAKYKQLSPNGGQEDNRMKNVPVPVYCRPLVEKDPTMKLWCSAGVDLTGWKPFEEETVTGVKSAPGRDPLTSDREVEGESKSTHTSPEKKKTKEIYEADATSSRVWILTSTLSTSKVVIIDANQPGTLVDQFTVCNAHVLCISSIPAACDTDYPPGEIFLEGDANTEDTGDTDGVLAGITIVGCATRCNVPRSNCSSRGDTPVLDKNQGEVSTVSNGKLTQHQSAEEATEALEVPESSISEAEPAQVRPGPLTEHVFTDPVANGRLCSENGHLKPEGNTTQQETEPNHEIPAGSSAAPTMWLGAQNGWLYVHSAVSNWKKCLHSIKLKDSVLSIVHVKGRVLVALADGTLAIFHRGEDKQWDLSNYHLMDLGHTHHSIRCMAVVYDRVWCGYKNKIYVIQPKTMQIPKSFDAHPRRESQVRQLAWIGDGVWVSIRLDSTLRLYHAHTHQHLQDVDIEPYVSKMLGTGKLGFSFVRITALLIAGNRLWVGTGNGVVISIPLTETNKTSPTSSGEVAKAGGGVIHVYSDENSEKTAGSFIPYCSMAQAQLCFHGHRDAVKFFVSVPGNVLATLNGSVLDSPSENPEENTAETEEQKLKNVLVLSGGEGYIDFRIGDGEDDETEEHTADDGSQTKPVLSKAERSHIIVWQVSYVPE; the protein is encoded by the exons ATGATGGAGATACAGATTGACGATGGGGTGGTGTACCAGGATGACTACTGTTCGGGGTCGGTTATGTCAGAGCGGGTGTCGGGCCTGGCAAACAGCATCTACAGAGAGTTTGAGCGGCTGATCCAGTGCTACGATGAGGAGGTGGTCAAGGAGCTGATGCCGCTGGTGGTCAACGTCTTGGAGAACCTTGACGCTGTCTTGACGGAGAACCAAGAACATGAGGTGGAGTCGGAGCTCCTGAAGGAGGATAATGAGCAGCTGCTGACACAATATGAGCGGGAGAAGGCCTTGAGGAAGCAGGCGGAGGAG AAATTTATTGAGTTTGAAGATGCACTGGAGCAGGAGAAGAAGGACCTGCAATACCAAGTGGAGACCCTTGAATTCCAATCCCGGCAGCTGGAGCTGAAAACCAAAAACTATGCTGATCAGA TTTCCAGGCTAGAAGAGCGAGAGTCGGAAATGAAAAAAGAATACAATGCCTTGCACCAGAGACACACAGAG ATGATCCAGACATATATGGAACATATTGAACGGTCTAAACTTCAGCAAGTCCCTGGGAACAGCCAATCAGATGGCGGCGTCACGGGCAGAAG TCACCGCCAGTCATGGAGGAAGAG CCGAAAGGAGCGCCCAAACTCTCTCAACGTTTTTTCATTGGCGGACGGAATG GATGAAATGTCAGAATCTGGTCAGTCATCAGTGGCTGCCACGCCAAGCACGACTGGCACAAAATCTAATACCCCCACATCATCCGTGCCGTCGGCAGCGGTTACCCCTCTACATGACAGTCTCCAGCCCCTCCAGGACTACGGCATGACTAGCAAAAGCAAGAGAACGCGCGAGAAGAGGAACAGTCACAACATGGAGGTGCAAGTGAACCAGGAGATGAGAAACGTTAGCATAG GCATGGGAAGCAGTGATGAATGGTCAGATGTCCAGGACATCATCGACTCAACCCCAGAGTTGGACATGTGCCAGGATCCTCGCCTAGAACGCTCAGGAACCAG TCCGACACAGGGCATCGTGAACAAAGCCTTCGGAATCAACACCGATTCCTTGTACCACGAGTTGTCTACGGCCGGGTCTGAGGTCATCGGAGATGTTGACGAAGGAGCGGATTTACTTG GAGAATTCTCAG GAATGGGGAAAGAAGTAGGAAATCTTCTTTTAGAAAACTCCCAGCTTCTAGAAACAAA GAATGCACTAAATGTGGTAAAGAATGATTTGATAGCAAAGGTGGATCAGCTGTCAGGAGAACTAGAGGTACTGAAGGGGGAACTGGAAGCAACTAAACAGACCAAGACCAAAATGGAGACCCGTGTTAAAGAGCTGGAGGAGGAGCTTAAAAG GGTGCGATCTGAAGCTATTGTCGCTATGCAAGAACCTAAGGAGGAGGTGGATGAG CAGAGTTCGTCTCCTTTGCAAGATAACATCCCAATTGCGCAGCGCAGGAGGTTTACACGGGTGGAGATGGCGCGTGTCCTTATGGAGAGAAACCAATATAAGGAGCGGctcatggagctacaggaggcgGTCAGGTGGACAGAGATGATCCG GGCCTCACGGGAACACCCATCCGTCCAGGAGAAGAAGAAATCCACAATTTGGCAATT CTTCAGCAGGTTGTTCAGTTCCTCCTCCAGCCCACCTCCTGCAAAGAGAACATACCCCCCTGTCAACATCCACTACAAGTCACCCACGCCGGCTGGGTTTAGTCAACGCCGCAGTCACACTATGTGTCAGATATCCACCGGAGGACGCACAATCGAATTCTTCCCTGATGA TGACTGCACATCCACAGCTCGACGCGAGCAGAAACGCGAGCAGTACCGCCAAGTGCGGGAACACGTGCGTAACGATGACGGTCGCCTACAAGCTTGTGGGTGGAGCCTCCCTGCTAAGTACAAGCAG CTGAGCCCCAATGGAGGCCAGGAAGACAATCGCATGAAGAACGTGCCCGTGCCCGTATACTGCCGGccgcttgttgagaaggaccccACTATGAAG TTATGGTGCTCAGCCGGGGTTGATCTAACAGGCTGGAAACCATttgaggaggagactgtgacggGGGTCAAATCAGCCCCTGGTAGAGATCCATTAACATCTGACCGTGAGGTGGAAGGAGAGAGCAAGAGCACGCACACCTCACCGGAGAAGAAGAAG ACTAAAGAGATCTATGAAGCAGATGCCACCTCCAGTCGTGTATGGATACTAACCAGCACTCTATCAACAAGCAAGGTTGTGATTATAGATGCCAACCAGCCTGGCACCCTGGTGGACCAGTTCACAGTGTGCAATGCCCATGTGCTGTGCATCTCCAGTATCCCTG CTGCCTGCGATACTGATTACCCCCCAGGTGAGATATTCCTTGAAGGAGATGCTAATACTGAAGACACTGGTGATACGGATGGAGTCTTGGCTGGAATTACAATCGTGGGATGTGCCACGCGATGCAATGTGCCACGAAGCAACTGTTCCTCCCGTGGTGATACACCAGTACTGGACAAGAATCAAG gggAAGTCTCCACAGTAAGCAATGGCAAACTCACCCAGCATCAATCTGCAGAGGAGGCCACAGAGGCTCTGGAGGTACCAGAATCCTCAATAAGTGAGGCAGAACCAGCACAGGTTCGACCCGGGCCCCTAACAGAGCATGTATTTACGGACCCTGTGGCAAATGGCCGACTGTGCAG TGAAAATGGACATTTAAAGCCTGAAGGGAACACAACGCAGCAAGAGACGGAGCCGAACCACGAAATCCCTGCTGGTAGCAGTGCGGCACCTACAATGtggctgggggcacagaatggctG GTTGTACGTTCACTCCGCTGTCTCTAACTGGAAAAAGTGTCTTCACTCCATAAAGCTGAAGGACTCGGTGCTGAGCATTGT ACATGTGAAAGGACGGGTTCTCGTTGCGCTAGCGGATGGGACGTTGGCCATCTTTCACCGTGGAGAAG ACAAACAGTGGGACCTCAGCAATTATCACTTGATGGATCTTGGGCACACACATCACTCGATTCGCTGTATGGCAGTCGTATATGACCGAGTGTGGTGCGGCTACAAGAACAAGATTTACGTGATTCAGCCTAAAACCATGCAAATACCG AAATCATTTGATGCCCATCCTCGAAGGGAAAGCCAAGTTCGACAGCTGGCCTGGATCGGAGACGGTGTTTGGGTATCGATCCGGTTGGACTCCACACTGCGGCTGTACCATGCCCACACCCACCAGCATCTCCAGGATGTGGATATTGAACCTTATGTCAGTAAGATGTTAG GCACCGGAAAACTGGGATTCTCCTTTGTAAGAATCACAGCGCTGCTAATCGCCGGGAATAGACTATGGGTGGGAACTGGTAATGGAGTGGTCATCTCAATACCCCTCACAGAAA CCAACAAGACTTCTCCCACATCTTCTGGGGAAGTAGCCAAGGCTGGCGGAGGAGTAATCCACGTATATAGCGATGAGAACAGCGAGAAGACCGCGGGCAGCTTCATACCGTACTGCTCCATGGCTCAGGCCCAGCTCTGCTTCCACGGGCACCGCGATGCCGTCAAGTTCTTTGTGTCAGTGCCAG GTAATGTCTTGGCCACACTTAATGGTAGTGTCCTGGATAGTCCCTCCGAGAACCCAGAGGagaacacagcagagacagaagaACAAAAACTGAAGAACGTGTTAGTGCTGAGCGGAGGAGAGGGATACATTGACTTCCGTATTG gggATGGAGAAGACGATGAGACGGAAGAACACACTGCAGATGATGGGAGTCAGACCAAACCAGTACTTTCTAAGGCAGAGAGAAGCCATATTATTGTGTGGCAGGTCTCCTATGTCCCAGAATAA